A DNA window from Naumovozyma dairenensis CBS 421 chromosome 7, complete genome contains the following coding sequences:
- the AVL9 gene encoding Avl9p (similar to Saccharomyces cerevisiae AVL9 (YLR114C); ancestral locus Anc_8.305), with amino-acid sequence MGNIDNRSTILAACLVDFHHKRGPEVEYWYGLPKDTNTSQLWPNLPFQALPDGSHSFKETFAYFTLLYNEKKKCGPKSNSGATDIPEEELQDYTTFFAVSCSRQIDSDKLIHKSKDITRSTVQKAIVIISRQPIFGQIKDKLSIVTNAFFLQYDFNDKSIIVSLYESLKSMYSNQSPSLSPTSVIQERNNSENRLYIGLCLRKIIYDFKKDVLLILKALLLERKIIFYGSDVETLCNLQFGLISLIPNLLSNLQNCGSPQLFKDFSHMEVVTSFKSSDRQSIIRFLGLPLQIFEKGGMFSPYTPLQQLNDIKSKVTEFFVIGTSNSLLSEQRNELCDVFINVDDKTVEVINKSLQPILQLTSYDKKWIESISSIVINTWNENDEETPKTSEYEGSEDFIRWQFEDYFTCLLSSAKLYDYLNKYKDNAEILQSIPEQMIESNPAYLFNIHWINEWGKTQNYHIFNNITDDRLFDLFPPKHVYNGVDTFKILQKKFITTFQNLKINNNTNVSESKRSNGDLSLSKVSTHDSSNDVASFASSNKEMSSSSTSNVWSTWKDYFKNKSKANKLDREEEKEKDNGMSRTLSTNSSQHSTGKKSIRSARSERQENPAKKVFENALIGLGIHQDNRQKKENGTDTTASTNDTEDIDDDSDAESVPASEPVIVDMAEVKMDYSSELDAKQKKRVHGKKQDDEEDNNNEILDIYGTEDEDEDEDEDEDEDEDEDEDEDEDEDEDEDEDEDEDEDEDEDEDEDEDENKDEDEDENKESEVDEDIDSNDNEPNDSTGSEDDIAEDDIAGDESGEESDREDQENDEESLKATEQD; translated from the coding sequence ATGGGTAATATAGACAATAGATCAACCATACTGGCAGCATGCCTAGTGGATTTCCATCATAAACGAGGCCCAGAAGTGGAATATTGGTACGGGTTACCGAAAGATACCAATACTTCCCAATTATGGCCGAATTTGCCCTTCCAGGCATTACCGGATGGATCACATTCATTCAAAGAAACGTTTGCATATTTCACATTATTATAcaatgaaaagaagaaatgtGGTCCCAAGAGTAACAGTGGTGCTACTGATATACCCGAGGAGGAGTTACAAGATTATACTACGTTCTTCGCTGTATCATGTTCAAGACAAATAGATAGTGATAAGTTGATACATAAAAGTAAAGATATCACGAGATCCACGGTACAGAAAGCAATAGTGATCATATCGAGACAACCTATCTTTGGAcaaattaaagataaattGAGTATCGTCACGAATGCGTTCTTCTTACAGTatgatttcaatgataaaaGTATCATCGTGTCATTGTATGAAAGTTTAAAATCGATGTACAGTAACCAATCACCGTCATTATCACCAACGAGTGTTATACAAGAAAGGAATAACTCCGAAAATAGACTTTATATCGGACTATGTCTTCGGAAAATAATCTATGATTTTAAGAAAGATGTACTATTGATACTAAAGGCTTTATTGCTAGAACGtaagataatattttatggTAGTGATGTGGAAACTTTATGTAATTTACAATTTGGACTAATCAGTTTAATACCGAATTTATTGTCGAACTTACAAAATTGTGGGAGCCCGcaattattcaaagatttcTCACATATGGAGGTGGTTAcatcatttaaatcaaGTGACAGACAATCCATAATTAGGTTCTTAGGTTTACCTTtacaaatttttgaaaaaggTGGGATGTTTTCTCCGTATACTCCTTTACaacaattgaatgatattaaatcaaaagTTACGGAATTCTTCGTCATTGGTACCTCGAACTCATTATTGTCTGAGCAAAGAAATGAATTATGTGACGTTTTCATTAATGTAGATGACAAAACAGTGGAAGTgataaataaatcattacaaCCGATCTTACAATTAACCTCATACGATAAGAAATGGATTGAGTCCATTTCAAGCATAGTGATCAACACATGGAAcgaaaatgatgaagaaactCCCAAGACATCTGAATATGAAGGTAGTGAGGATTTTATAAGATGGCAATTTGAAGATTATTTCACATGTCTATTATCATCAGCAAAGCTATACGACTacttaaataaatataaggATAATGCAGAAATCTTACAATCCATCCCTGAACAAATGATCGAATCAAACCCAGCTTACCTTTTTAATATACATTGGATAAATGAATGGGGTAAGACACAAAATTATcatatcttcaataatattactgATGATAGACTGTTTGATTTATTTCCGCCAAAACATGTCTATAACGGTGTAGATACATTTAAAATTTTACAGAAAAAATTCATAACaacatttcaaaatttgaaaattaataaCAACACCAATGTATCAGAATCCAAGAGAAGTAATGGCGATTTATCATTGTCAAAAGTCTCAACGCACGATTCATCTAATGATGTCGCATCATTTGcatcatcaaataaagaaatgtcatcatcatcgacATCAAATGTATGGTCGACATGGAAAGACTactttaaaaataaatccaaGGCTAATAAGCTTGAtagagaagaagagaaagagaaagataACGGAATGTCAAGAACTTTGAGTACTAATAGTAGCCAACATTCTACTGGGAAGAAATCAATACGATCAGCAAGATCAGAAAGGCAAGAGAATCCTGCTAAGAAAGTATTTGAGAATGCATTGATTGGGTTAGGTATTCATCAGGATAATAGGcagaagaaagaaaatggaaCCGACACTACGGCTAGTACTAACGATACTGAGGACATTGACGATGACAGCGATGCCGAAAGTGTTCCGGCATCTGAGCCTGTTATTGTTGATATGGCTGAAGTTAAAATGGATTATTCATCCGAATTAGATgcaaaacaaaagaaacGTGTCCATGGTAAGAAGCAAGATGATGAGgaggataataataacgaaaTATTAGATATATATGGCACcgaagatgaagacgaagatgaagacgaagacgaagacgaagacgaagacgaagacgaagacgaagacgaagacgaagacgaagacgaagacgaagatgaagacgaagatgaagatgaagatgaagatgaagacgaaGACGAAGACGAAAATAAAGACGAAGACGAAGAcgaaaataaagaatcaGAAGTAGATGAGGACATTGACAGCAATGATAATGAGCCGAATGACAGCACTGGatctgaagatgatattgcagaagatgatattgCAGGAGATGAATCCGGAGAGGAAAGTGATAGAGAAGATCAAGAGAATGACGAAGAAAGTTTGAAGGCTACAGAACAGGATTGA
- the CFT2 gene encoding cleavage polyadenylation factor subunit CFT2 (similar to Saccharomyces cerevisiae CFT2 (YLR115W); ancestral locus Anc_8.308), whose product MTYKVSCCDDGSGQTVGTLLKFDNVVTILIDPGWASSAVSYEDSVRYWTNVIPEVDIILLSQPTGECLGAYTLLYTNFLSHFKSRIEVYSTLPIANLGRVSMIESYASKGIIGPYNTNRLDLEDIEKSFDHISILKYSQTVDLRSKFDGLSLIAYNSGSNPGGTIWSISTYSEKLIYVHRWNHTRDSILNPASLLDQTTGKPLASLLKPSGVITTLDKFGSIDPFKRRVKLFKGTVWNSLNNNGSVLIPVEMGSGKFLDILVIIHEFLFENGKNPFYKHLPVLLVSYSKGRALTYTKSMLEWLSSSLLKTWESRSSNPSPFDLGNRFKVVTSDELSKYPNSKICLVSNVDILLDETVAHLCDSKSQHQNKTTILLTSNMNNGILQNMKECWEEQKVKEGDLIKFNKTISVHNIQLDPLNDEELSEYKSVLEERKNKEKLIIESIKRGKHKDKILTLDLHGKDSILDASRKSSIIDLTNADEEEEDEEEDEDEDDALSSKALYAKRIHTPVDIIIQPNLPPKSKMFQFYPTKLKTDDYGTVIDFTMLIPKDDEDDKDFESELTKKRRIDRLQNKGQDTEDMNMPVAQFTKKEKLNQNNNNTITDSSFIQPNFDNIDFLKTDNTPQKRTLTKKNHIINCSISYINLESLVDQRSASVIWPSLKPRKLILFGPDKIQDRTLMKILVKKGVDVTALPLNKPTEFTTSIKAFDISIDPELDQILNWQRISDGYTIAHVTGHLVKEIPNATATQATKIQQNTKNKLILKPLNSMTKVHASGALSVGDVRLVELKRNLTAKNHVAEFKGEGTLVVDNKVTVRKISDGETVIDGPPSELFQLVKKSVTEMLAKI is encoded by the coding sequence ATGACTTACAAAGTTAGCTGTTGTGATGATGGATCTGGTCAAACTGTCGGTACTCTCCTGaaatttgataatgttGTTACCATCCTAATAGACCCTGGTTGGGCCAGCTCCGCCGTGTCATACGAAGATAGTGTCCGTTATTGGACCAACGTCATTCCTGAAGTAGACATAATACTACTATCCCAACCCACCGGTGAATGTCTAGGAGCCTACACGTTACTTTACACAAACTTCCTATCTCATTTTAAATCAAGAATTGAAGTATATTCCACCTTACCCATCGCCAACTTAGGCCGTGTATCTATGATTGAATCATACGCATCCAAGGGAATAATAGGCCCTTACAACACAAATAGGCTAGACCTCGAGGACATAGAAAAATCATTCGACCATATCTccattttaaaatattctcaAACGGTTGACCTTCGATCGAAATTTGATGGATTGTCGTTAATAGCGTATAATTCGGGGTCAAACCCTGGTGGTACTATTTGGTCCATTTCCACATACTCAGAAAAGTTGATATATGTACATCGTTGGAATCATACCAGAGACTCGATATTGAACCCCGCGTCATTGTTGGATCAAACGACGGGGAAACCACTAGCGAGTTTACTGAAACCATCCGGTGTCATTACTACATTGGATAAATTTGGGTCCATAGATCCCTTCAAGAGACGTGTTAAGTTGTTTAAGGGAACCGTATGGAATAGTTTGAATAATAACGGGAGTGTGTTGATCCCGGTAGAAATGGGAAGTGGGAAATTCTTGGATATCCTGGTTATAATTCATGAGTTCCTTTTTGAAAACGGGAAGAACCCGTTTTATAAACATTTACCTGTTTTACTTGTGTCTTATTCGAAAGGGAGAGCCTTAACTTATACGAAATCCATGTTGGAATGGTTGTCCAGTTCGTTGTTGAAAACTTGGGAATCGAGGAGTTCAAATCCGTCGCCGTTTGATTTGGGAAATAGATTTAAAGTTGTTACGTCTGATGAATTGTCGAAATatccaaattcaaaaatttgtCTGGTTTCCAATGTAGATATCTTGCTCGACGAGACTGTTGCGCATCTATGTGATAGCAAATCACAAcatcaaaataaaacaacaatactCTTAACATCAAACATGAACAATGGTATACTACAGAATATGAAAGAATGTTGGGAAGAACAAAAGGTAAAAGAAGGAGACCTtataaaattcaataaaacCATATCAGTACACAACATACAGCTCGATCCCTTAAATGACGAAGAATTATCGGAGTATAAATCAGTTCTAGaggaaagaaagaataaagaaaaattaattatagaATCAATAAAAAGAGGCAAAcataaagataaaatattaacaCTTGATTTGCATGGAAAAGATAGTATATTGGATGCAAGTCGGAAGAGTAGTATAATAGATTTAACTAATGCAGATGAGGAGgaggaagatgaagaggaGGACGAAGACGAAGACGACGCATTAAGTTCCAAAGCTTTATATGCTAAAAGAATTCATACCCCAGTagatataataattcaacCAAATCTTCCACCAAAATCCAAAATGTTCCAATTTTACCCTACAAAGTTGAAAACAGATGATTATGGTACGGTTATCGATTTTACCATGTTGATACCgaaagatgatgaagatgataaagacTTTGAATCAGAACTGACCAAGAAAAGACGTATAGACCGTCTACAAAATAAGGGACAAGATACCGAGGATATGAATATGCCTGTTGCTCAATTTactaaaaaagaaaaacttaatcaaaataacaacaatacaaTCACGGATAGTTCTTTCATTCAACCAAATTTTGACAATATAGATTTTTTGAAAACGGATAATACACCACAAAAAAGAACATTAACTAAAAAGAACCATATCATTAATTGTTCCATTTCATACATCAATTTAGAAAGTCTCGTAGATCAAAGGTCTGCCTCAGTAATTTGGCCATCATTAAAGCCAAGGAAACTTATTTTGTTTGGCCCAGATAAAATTCAAGATCGCacattaatgaaaatctTAGTTAAGAAGGGTGTTGATGTCACAGCTCTTCCATTGAACAAACCCACGGAGTTCACAACATCCATTAAAGCTTTTGATATCTCCATTGATCCAGAATTGgatcaaatattaaattggCAAAGAATTAGTGACGGTTATACGATTGCCCATGTAACGGGACATCTCGTGAAAGAAATTCCGAATGCAACAGCGACACAAGCTACGAAGATACAACAAAATACGAAAAATAAGTTAATATTGAAACCACTAAATAGTATGACTAAAGTTCACGCGAGTGGTGCATTATCAGTGGGTGACGTGAGACTTGtggaattgaaaagaaatttaaCGGCGAAAAATCATGTAGCAGAATTCAAAGGTGAAGGGACATTAGTAGTGGATAATAAAGTCACCGTTCGTAAGATAAGTGATGGTGAGACCGTTATAGATGGACCGCCATCTGAGTTGTTCCAACTTGTCAAGAAATCCGTCACTGAAATGTTGGCGAAAATATAG
- the MSL5 gene encoding mRNA splicing protein MSL5 (similar to Saccharomyces cerevisiae MSL5 (YLR116W); ancestral locus Anc_8.309): MSTAQGEQQYRGRSSSEKVNEALWGDPTEKKKFIPLLPTKITGALTKEQMSIYQVMFRIQEITLKLRSGAALEPPKRKNRSPSPPPSYDAQGKRINTSEQRYRRKLEEERHRLVEIANRTIPFFVPPSDYVKITRFQDKYYIPVEQYPNVNFVGLLLGPRGNTLKKLQEDSGCKISIRGRGSVKEGKSSTDLPKGANDMSDPLHCVIIADTEEKIQKGIKCCQNVVIKAVTSPEGQNDLKRGQLRELAELNGTLREDNRPCPICGLQGHKRYDCPNKETFAQMVTCRRCGQTGHTTRDCKISLPPRPSPSQTELSYASNTTGRFRTSNEGRNDGRNDFEPFKRRHIESRYQAGATTTGQPRSRYSGDNNNNQEDNFQRGPGSYQQRPMSQSRYHNNNNPTQNIGRFSTPSQQYAPQRTPEPALPPGIDYSNNGSNSLPIKNFPSETPSIPLPSNSLIASNILPPGVHTAGPLPSQPPPSGLPSVPGLSPGLYGPPPGLPDYSQSNSDSPFPSEAPPGIGGPPGL, encoded by the coding sequence ATGTCTACTGCTCAAGGAGAACAACAATATCGAGGTCGTAGCTCATCTGAAAAGGTAAATGAAGCTCTATGGGGAGATCCCactgaaaagaagaagttcATACCTTTATTACCTACCAAGATTACAGGTGCACTTACCAAAGAACAGATGTCCATTTATCAAGTAATGTTTAGGATCCAAGAAATAACACTGAAATTGAGAAGTGGTGCCGCACTGGAACCTCCAAAGAGGAAAAATAGATCTCCTTCCCCACCTCCATCTTACGATGCTCAAGGGAAAAGAATCAATACTAGTGAACAAAGAtatagaagaaaattagaagaagaaagacATAGGTTGGTTGAAATTGCTAATCGTACAATACCATTTTTCGTTCCACCAAGTGATTATGTAAAAATTACAAGGTTTCAAGATAAGTATTACATTCCTGTAGAACAATATCCTAATGTAAATTTTGTTGGGTTACTATTAGGTCCTCGTGGAAATACTTTGAAGAAGTTACAAGAGGATTCCGGTTGTAAAATTTCCATTAGAGGGCGTGGGTCTGTGAAGGAAGGTAAAAGTTCCACAGATCTACCAAAGGGTGCTAATGATATGTCTGATCCTTTACATTGTGTTATCATAGCTGATACTGAGGAGAAAATACAGAAAGGTATTAAATGCTGTCAAAATGTCGTTATTAAAGCAGTCACCTCACCAGAAGGTcaaaatgatttgaaaagaggACAACTAAGAGAACTAGCAGAATTGAACGGTACATTAAGGGAGGATAATCGACCTTGTCCTATTTGTGGTCTTCAAGGTCATAAGAGATATGATTGTCCAAACAAGGAAACTTTTGCGCAAATGGTTACATGTCGTAGATGTGGACAAACAGGCCATACTACTCGAGATTGTAAAATCTCTTTGCCTCCTAGACCGTCTCCTTCTCAAACAGAGCTGTCATATGCTTCCAATACTACTGGCCGTTTTAGAACTTCAAATGAAGGGAGAAATGACGGGAGAAATGACTTTGAGCCTTTTAAGAGAAGGCATATCGAATCAAGATATCAAGCGGGAGCAACCACGACTGGGCAACCTCGTTCTAGATACAGTGGtgacaacaataacaatcaGGAAgataattttcaaagagGACCAGGATCATACCAACAGAGACCAATGTCACAATCGAGatatcataataataataatcctACACAAAACATAGGAAGATTTTCAACTCCATCACAGCAATATGCTCCTCAAAGGACGCCTGAACCAGCATTACCTCCAGGTATCGATTATAGTAATAATGGAAGTAACAGTTTGCCAATAAAAAACTTTCCATCAGAAACACCGTCCATACCACTTCCAAGCAATTCTTTGATAGCATCGAATATTTTACCACCTGGTGTTCATACAGCAGGTCCCCTTCCCTCACAACCGCCTCCATCTGGACTACCGTCTGTACCAGGATTAAGTCCAGGTTTATATGGCCCGCCACCAGGGCTTCCGGATTATTCACAATCCAATTCAGATTCACCTTTTCCATCAGAAGCGCCACCAGGAATTGGAGGCCCACCTGGTCTATAA
- the CLF1 gene encoding Clf1p (similar to Saccharomyces cerevisiae CLF1 (YLR117C); ancestral locus Anc_8.310): protein MSTLPSSEPPDQISAESILKDIYAKRTQLKIKSTTTPKVDILDLEELKEFQRRKRTEFETYLKRNRLDMGQWIRYGQFEIEQHDWKRARSVYERALLVDSSYIPLWIRYIDNELKNKFINHARNLLNRAITILPRVDKLWYKYLFVEESLQNWDIVRALFRKWCLLEPKSNAWDSFIQFEIRQENWENVRDVFSQYVLVHPQIDTWLQWVKFETVHGDIDTIRSVYSLALDTLISFEDRNTSSPVLHDDIIDLIISFANWEATQLELERVRALYNISLDKWPEEKKLQDGLVDFEKKHGNTSTMEESIIGKRKREYETYLLKNPQDYDTWWLYFDLLQDNFPHDILIHAYDKFLVGFTQFKPKDGTKTIKWQRYIYLWIRYLIFLELETDDIEKCRTYYKMLINEVIPNKNFTFGKIWILYSEFEIRHNGLTEARKILGRSIGMVPKDKLFMKYIEIEMNLKEFDRVRKLYEKYLQFNPGNLNTWISYIELEASLGDDERVRALYNIILEEDNKNFISNFLPNESRLQMMKKFIDFETEEQEYDNARELYEKYLKLSDYSPEIWISFAMYQNSTPTKEQLQDIRERLENEEENGSDEEQEIEFEISEVNKENARSVFEKAIEFYKTQHDTKRRILMLEAFQGYEETYGTEETKERLLKRMPQVVKKRIIEDDTEKEVIDYIFPDDVKLNKNASKFLELAKKWSETQK from the coding sequence ATGTCTACACTTCCGTCATCAGAGCCACCTGATCAAATCTCAGCAGAGAGCATCCTGAAGGATATTTACGCCAAACGTACCCAATTGAAGATCAAGTCCACTACCACCCCAAAAGTTGACATTCTAGATTTGGAAGAGTTAAAGGAATTCCAAAGACGTAAACGTACCGAATTTGAAacttatttgaaaagaaacagACTTGACATGGGACAATGGATCCGATATGGCCAATTTGAAATAGAGCAACATGATTGGAAAAGGGCTCGTTCTGTTTACGAGAGAGCTTTATTGGTTGATAGCTCGTATATACCCCTGTGGATTCGTtatattgataatgaattgaaaaataaattcattaatcaTGCTAGAAATTTACTGAATAGAGCCATTACTATATTACCAAGAGTGGATAAACTATGGtataaatatttgtttgtaGAGGaatcattacaaaattGGGATATTGTAAGAGCTTTGTTTAGGAAATGGTGCTTATTGGAGCCAAAATCTAATGCATGGGattcatttattcaatttgaaattagacAAGAAAATTGGGAAAATGTTAGGGACGTATTTTCACAATATGTGTTAGTACATCCACAAATTGATACTTGGTTACAATGGGTGAAATTTGAAACTGTCCATGGGGATATTGACACTATTAGGAGCGTTTACTCGTTGGCATTAGACACTTTAATCAGTTTTGAAGATAGAAATACATCGTCCCCGGTGCTTcatgatgatattataGATCTTATTATATCTTTCGCAAACTGGGAAGCTACTCAATTAGAACTGGAAAGGGTAAGAGCTCTCTATAATATTTCGTTAGATAAATGGCCTgaagagaagaaattacaagatgGTCTCGTTGATTTTGAGAAAAAACATGGTAATACATCTACAATGGAAGAAAGTATTATAGGGAAACGGAAAAGAGAATATGAGACgtatttattgaaaaatccTCAAGATTATGATACTTGGTGGTTATATTTTGATCTATTACAAGACAACTTCCCGCATGATATTCTAATACACGCATATGATAAATTCCTTGTGGGTTTCACGCAATTTAAACCCAAAGATGGgacaaaaacaataaaatgGCAacgatatatatatttatggATTAGGtatctaatatttttggaattggaAACAGATGATATAGAGAAATGTCGAACTTATTACAAGatgttaataaatgaaGTAATACCGAATAAAAATTTTACTTTTGGTAAAATATGGATACTTTATAgtgaatttgaaataagGCATAATGGTTTAACGGAAGCAAGGAAAATTCTAGGGAGGTCAATTGGAATGGTCCCTAAGgataaattattcatgaaatatattgaaattgaaatgaacttaaaagaatttgatCGTGTAAGGAAActttatgaaaaatatctaCAATTCAATCCTGGAAATTTGAATACATGGATAtcatatattgaattagaAGCGAGTTTaggtgatgatgaaagaGTTAGGGCTttgtataatattattcttgaGGAAGacaataaaaatttcattagcAACTTTTTACCAAATGAATCCAGACTgcaaatgatgaagaaattcattgattttgaaacagaagaacaagaatatGATAACGCAAGAGAATTATAtgagaaatatttgaaattaagCGACTATTCTCCTGAAATATGGATTTCATTTGCCATGTACCAAAACTCTACACCAACCAAGGAACAACTGCAAGATATCAGAGAACGtcttgaaaatgaagaagaaaatggaagTGATGAGGAACAAGAGatagaatttgaaattagtGAAGTTAATAAAGAGAATGCAAGATCAGTTTTCGAGAAAGCTATTGAATTTTATAAAACACAACATGATACAAAGAGAAGAATATTGATGTTAGAGGCATTTCAAGGATATGAAGAAACGTATGGTACTGAGGAAACTAAAGAACGTCTTTTGAAGAGAATGCCACAAGTTGTCAAGAAGAGAATAATCGAAGATGATACAGAGAAGGAAGTCATCGATTATATTTTCCCCGACGATGTCAAGTTGAATAAGAATGCTTCTAAATTTTTAGAACTTGCCAAGAAATGGAGCGAAActcaaaaatga
- the SRN2 gene encoding ESCRT-I subunit protein SRN2 (similar to Saccharomyces cerevisiae SRN2 (YLR119W); ancestral locus Anc_8.315) produces the protein MVCMRKGKEIKVRATETRHREKGNDEYQMTMETTIIADGNTTTTSLEDVPLPENIQLLTNRELLGLLTEHADKLSEYVTKFHPLNDTISDIQTLKQRLRDLHERFDELQLKRDDIKKELEDYKVVESMYVKKWQDFHHLIQEKYSDDALRRNVEMYLKRLDNECTNLEVSMYDTQGQDGMKNIDMNQLNLFVKEYLEKRQKFHLNQEKLNTWNEQGSLRL, from the coding sequence ATGGTTTGTAtgagaaaaggaaaagaaatcaaagtAAGAGCTACCGAGACAAGACACAGAGAAAAAGGTAATGACGAGTACCAAATGACGATGGAAACCACTATTATTGCCGATGGTAacactactactactagCCTTGAGGATGTACCCTTACCAGAAAACATCCAATTGTTAACGAACAGAGAATTATTAGGATTATTAACGGAGCATGCAGATAAATTATCAGAATATGTAACTAAATTCCATCCTTTGAATGATACGATTAGTGATATTCAAACTTTAAAACAAAGACTACGTGATTTGCATGAACGATTTGATGAGTTGCAATTGAAGCGTGAtgatattaagaaagaattggaagatTATAAAGTAGTGGAATCCATGTACGTAAAGAAATGGCAAGATTTCCATCATTTAATCCAGGAGAAGTATAGTGATGATGCGTTGAGGAGAAATGTGGAAATGTATTTGAAACGGTTAGATAATGAGTGTACAAATTTAGAAGTTTCAATGTATGATACTCAAGGGCAAGATGggatgaaaaatattgatatgaatcaattgaatttgtttgttaaagaatatttagaGAAAAGACAGAAATTCCATTtgaatcaagaaaaattgaacaCATGGAATGAACAAGGGAGTCTGAGGCTGTGA
- the TML25 gene encoding palmitoyl-(protein) hydrolase (similar to Saccharomyces cerevisiae YLR118C; ancestral locus Anc_8.314) → MNNILRIAPKLQPVKQSIIVLHGLGDTADGWRFLAQELTSDKRFHHTQFILPNAPNIPVYANGNATMPAWFNIHEWNLTSKNVDVDGIMQSVDLVTRIVKEEIDNGVKPEDIAIGGFSQGAAISLASVALLPYKIGAFFVFSGFCQIEQKLIHDGRELNLETPVFHGHGGLDNVVPEYCGELARGLFKDKLKYKNYNYHTYRSMEHSVCPEELVDFREFIVKALKL, encoded by the coding sequence ATGAATAATATACTGAGGATAGCCCCCAAATTGCAACCGGTCAAACAATCAATCATAGTACTACACGGTCTAGGTGACACGGCGGATGGTTGGAGATTCCTAGCTCAGGAATTAACAAGTGACAAAAGATTCCATCATACGCAATTTATCTTACCCAATGCTCCCAACATCCCTGTCTACGCTAATGGGAACGCTACTATGCCTGCTTGGTTTAACATCCATGAATGGAATTTAACTTCTAAGAATGTGGATGTGGATGGAATCATGCAATCTGTGGATTTGGTGACCCGCATCGTTAAGGAAGAGATAGATAATGGAGTTAAACCTGAAGATATAGCAATTGGTGGGTTTTCTCAAGGCGCTGCTATATCGTTGGCTTCTGTTGCGTTGTTACCTTACAAGATCGGTGCATTTTTTGTGTTCTCTGGGTTTTGTCAAATTGAACAGAAACTGATTCACGATGGCAGAGAGTTGAATTTAGAGACTCCCGTGTTTCATGGTCATGGTGGATTGGATAATGTGGTCCCAGAATATTGTGGTGAACTTGCTAGGGGGTTGTTTAAggataaattgaaatataagaattataattatcaTACTTATAGGTCAATGGAACACTCTGTTTGTCCAGAAGAGCTTGTTGATTTCAGAGAGTTCATTGTGAAAGCTTTGAAATTATAA